Proteins found in one Hevea brasiliensis isolate MT/VB/25A 57/8 chromosome 18, ASM3005281v1, whole genome shotgun sequence genomic segment:
- the LOC110667506 gene encoding hypothetical protein At1g04090, translated as MGNRISSSKNPNNSIIDTSFKLPSPLPTWAQQGKGFASGTIDLGGLEVRQISSFNKVWATYEGGPQNLGASFFDPSEIPEGFFMLGSYTQPNNRPLNGWVLVGKDTTEDHKADRALKKPTSYALLWSSESLKIKQDGFGYFWLPMAPVGYKAVGIVVTNSSQEPSLEKTRCVRSDLTDQCETDSWIWGPAKRRPAKVFNVFSLRPSNRRTKATGVCVGTFMAQCRNVYPTSLACLKNVASILSCMPEGDQIEAIFQEYSPLIYLHPREEYLPSSVTWYFNNGAMLYDKKGSKRRPIEAPGSNLPQGGSKNPDDGAYWLDLPKEKSVEERIKKGELQEAKVYLHIKPMLGGTFTDIAVWVFFPFNGPATIDCCKIKKLSLRRNGEHVGDWEHVTLRVSNFNGELWSVYFSQHSKGYWLNASELEYYNGNKVVAYASLHGHAMYSKPGQILQGCGGIRSSDLTAKSCMFLDTGARFLVVAADDLGMNIKEPSPWLNFSGKWGPKISYCKKVEAIIKCFKCIPKEVFGEEGPVGPKMKPNWDGDEVGNQNAKERNKKEELNIRKKKTVKK; from the exons ATGGGAAACCGTATTTCTTCCTCCAAGAATCCAAATAATAGCATAATTGATACTTCCTTCAAGCTTCCCTCTCCATTGCCAACTTGGGCACAACAAG gtAAGGGGTTTGCAAGTGGAACCATTGATCTGGGTGGATTGGAAGTACGCCAGATCTCATCTTTCAACAAAGTTTGGGCCACTTATGAAGGTGGGCCACAAAACCTCGGTGCTTCTTTCTTTGATCCTTCTGAAATCCCAGAAGGCTTCTTCATGCTCGGTAGCTACACCCAACCCAACAACAGGCCGCTTAATGGGTGGGTTCTTGTAGGGAAAGACACTACAGAAGATCATAAAGCCGATAGAGCCTTGAAGAAGCCAACCAGTTACGCTCTTCTTTGGAGCAGCGAGTCTTTGAAGATAAAGCAAGATGGGTTTGGCTACTTCTGGTTACCCATGGCTCCTGTTGGCTACAAAGCCGTGGGTATTGTTGTCACCAACTCCAGCCAAGAGCCTTCGCTGGAAAAAACCCGCTGCGTCCGATCAGACCTTACAGACCAATGTGAGACAGACTCCTGGATCTGGGGACCAGCCAAGAGAAGACCTGCAAAAGTATTCAATGTTTTCAGTCTCAGGCCCAGCAACAGGCGAACTAAAGCCACGGGTGTCTGTGTGGGTACATTTATGGCCCAATGTCGCAACGTTTACCCCACTTCTTTGGCTTGCTTGAAGAATGTCGCCTCCATTTTGTCTTGTATGCCTGAAGGAGACCAAATTGAGGCAATTTTTCAAGAATATTCTCCCCTTATATATCTCCATCCCCGTGAAGAGTACCTTCCTTCTTCTGTGACTTGGTACTTCAACAACGGCGCAATGCTATATGATAAAAAAGGCTCCAAACGGCGCCCAATTGAAGCTCCGGGCTCGAACCTTCCCCAAGGTGGTTCAAAAAACCCAGATGATGGTGCCTACTGGCTGGACCTTCCTAAGGAGAAAAGTGTCGAAGAGAGAATCAAGAAAGGAGAATTACAAGAAGCAAAGGTCTACTTGCATATCAAACCAATGCTTGGAGGAACCTTCACAGACATAGCTGTGTGGGTTTTTTTCCCTTTCAATGGTCCTGCTACAATTGATTGTTGCAAGATCAAAAAACTTTCACTAAGAAGAAATGGAGAACATGTAGGTGACTGGGAGCATGTGACGTTGAGGGTAAGCAATTTCAATGGAGAGCTGTGGAGTGTCTACTTTTCCCAACACAGTAAGGGGTATTGGCTCAATGCCTCGGAGCTTGAGTATTATAACGGTAACAAAGTTGTGGCCTACGCATCATTGCACGGCCACGCCATGTACTCTAAGCCTGGCCAAATTTTACAAGGGTGTGGTGGGATACGATCTAGCGACCTCACTGCCAAGAGTTGCATGTTCTTAGATACTGGAGCAAGATTCTTGGTGGTTGCCGCTGATGATTTGGGCATGAATATAAAAGAACCATCACCATGGCTCAACTTCTCCGGGAAATGGGGGCCTAAAATTAGTTATTGCAAGAAAGTGGAAGCAATTATCAAGTGTTTCAAATGCATACCAAAAGAAGTTTTTGGGGAAGAAGGGCCTGTAGgtcccaaaatgaaacctaactGGGATGGAGATGAAGTTGGAAATCAGAATGCAAAAGAgagaaataaaaaagaagaatTGAACATACGAAAAAAAAAAACAGTGAAGAAGTGA